One Salvia splendens isolate huo1 chromosome 1, SspV2, whole genome shotgun sequence genomic window, GACTCCAACGACTCATGACAGAGGAGGAATTTCCCAATCTATACAGATGGGCAGATGATTATTGTAGTCACACTTTTGTCAAGGAAAATTTACCTGACAAAGATGGTTACATTGCCATATTGAAGTCCAGATATAGATCGATCATTATATGGCACTATTTATCACTAATAAACTATGTAACATTTCTCGTACGTAGTCCACATGCATTTCCTATATACGAGTATGAATTCAAATAATGTATTCCTTTTTTTCAgagtaatttattattttatcaaagtTGTTGTATCTGCTAATATATATGCTGCTGAGATAATCGCACACgtcaattaatattaatttcacATAATAATAACTTTATAAAGAATATAGGCAGCTGAGATGATTGCACACGTCAATTAATATCAGCTTCAACCGAATTGATACTACTcaatcagtgaagtaaaataccTAGAACATTCCATTGCCCCTAATAAAAGAAGCCATTGAATTCCATATTTCAATTACTAACCAAAGATCAAGAGcctagagagagagatgggagaAGTGAAGTTATTGGGAGGATTGGGGTTTAGCCCATATGTGAATAGAGTAGAAATGGCCCTTAAATTGAAAGGAGTTGAGTATGAATCTATAGCAGAAGATTTGAAAaacaatacaatacaatacaatcCAATTCACAAAAAAGTGCCTGTTTTGATACATAACGGAAAGGGCATTGCTGAATCATTGATCAAGTTTGGCAGGAAGGTCCACCAATTCTTCCCAAGGATCCTTATCAAAGAGCCATGGCTCGTTTTTGGGCTAACTTCATTGATGAAAAGCTACTTCaccaactactttttctctttctctctcgttTATGCTTATGCTTATGTTTATGTTTGGAGCACAGGAGAGGAGCAAGAGAAGGCAAAGGAGGAATCAATAGAAGCCCTCAAGTTTcttgaagatgaaattaaagGCAAGAATTTTTTTGGAGGTGACAATATTGGAATTGTAGATATTGCTGCCAATTTCATTGGATATTGGCTTCCAACCAGATCGGAGTTGACGGGAGTCCAAATCATGACAAAGGAAAATTATCCCTAAGAAGGAAAATGGGCGAGTGAGTATTGTAGCGACAGCTTTGTTAAGGAAAATCTACCTAAGAAGGATGCACTAGTTGAAAGGTTATCATTTAGGCTTAAAACTATTAGTTCATCCTACTCGATTACTATATTTTATGCGATCATTTATGCTTTAACATTATATCTACAATTACTTCTTGGGTCGACTATGTAACAtgatttgtttgattttgatcAGTTATTTGAATTCgctttttgtattttaattatttatttcactGTAATACTCCATTTCcttaattctaattttattataattgagTTGTATTACGTCCCAacaagaaattttttttatcttatacTGTTCATAACATTTGATGGTTTTTTTTGTCAATACAATAGTATTTTTCTAGAACTATTATCGGGTAGTCCAACTCCACAATTATTACCATTATCAGGGCAAACATAATCTTATAACACAACATATTTTACAAATCTATCACATACTACTAGTTAATCTTCTCGCGATTAAATATTTGAACTCTAAATATGAATCAAgggtgatcaattgagattttttagcctaattgaaaattgagatgcattatcagtcactcatttttattaaatgagtggtccataatttgccacatgaaaaatatttttagattaattaattatgaaagggcagaatggtaatttcatggtacattttattcaataaatacttttttttaaatatttttatatttatttttaattttttaatttttttttaaatttttttgtcaactacacacatataatgtcaactacatatacaattcatatcaactatacacatataatgtcaactataagttgttgacatttgatgtgcatgctattgacgataataccctcgagttgacataatctacttgcagttgacatttcaaaaatgttgtagatgagtggctgaaaatgcatctcaattctcaattaagctaaaaaagcTCAGCCTAGCAGGACCCTATGAATGCAAAGGCTGAAATTTTTGAGATTGGAATTCTATCTTGTTTTACAGTTTCATTAAATTGAAAGTTGGAATTATTTTTCTTAGTAATATGCatatatttgaaaatacaaaacaagcaaaagaaaaagagaagtaAGTCGTTGTAGTATAGTGGTAAGTATTCCCGCCGGTCACGCGGATGACGCGGGTtcgtccccggcaacggcgtatttttgttttattacaaTTCCTTTATTCATGTTATTGTGGAATTTTCTCACCATTAGAGCATCTCTAATGGCGGCGTCAGCgtaggcacgccgatttttcgcggacgccggtgctgacgccgaactattgcagccggcgtcggcgaaaCCGGCGTCAAAATAGACGTGCCTACGCCGATTCTGACGCCGATTCTCatggcgccattgtaggccccgaaTCGCGCCCCGAATCGGCGTCAGACAGGCGTcagaattttattatttttttaatttttcgaaacactatatatacgcgctttggacgtcattttcattcgcaccacttgtattaacgagtactctctctatcttaatttctgtacaagatcaacaatgaGAAATGAGTAAGgccggtggtggtggtagtggtggggatgctgatgagtactagcgtatgatgaacgaagagctagatgcctatacgaacggtgaggttgatcgatggttggagagttatatgcagccggcgatacctcgcccacgaccagttgtccaccgtcgacaagtggttgatcgtgatcatgtagctgcacatcagcgcatgttcacagattacttcgcagaggagccacgttttaacgccaaccatttcaggcgtcgttttaagATGAGGCGGGAcgtgtttatgcgtattgttaacgctttggagcatcgatatctgtatttccgcttcagacacgatgcggctggcagacccggccacacccctattcaaaagtgcactgcgccaattaggcagttggcctacgggacttcggcagacatgtgggacgaatacctccacatcggtgagacgactgccattgaatgtatgaagtatttctgtcagggcgtgattgaagtattcagtgatcagtatctccgaaagcctacccccgaagattgtcgggatctgctgcggatgcacggggatcagcatgggttcccaggaatgttaggcagcatagattgtatgcattgggattGGAAGAattgtcccgctgcctggaaggggttctacacgaccggctacaagagaaagaatcccacgatgatcctcgaggccgtagctgattaccggctgtggatttggcatgcgtacattgggatagccggttcgaacaacgaccaaaacgtcctcaactcgtcgccccttttcaacgagcagtgccagggcgtcggcccggccatcagttttatcgccaacggcaaccagcatgatatgggctactacttggcggatgggatataccctatgtggccagTCTTTGTGAAGGCGATCCGCTGCGCATCAGATGTGaagaaggtgtacaactgactaattgggccaacgacgataatgaagcaggtccaagccacggcgtcgccgccgccaacgtacgagatggggtacctcacgatgaagaagccctcctccaagcacatgctgACATGCGtcaaacggatgctcatattcgactccaaaaggatttaattgaagagttgtgggcgcggaggattgcaagacgttagttttattttaaattatgtaatttttttaaatgtacttttaaatttttgtacttttttttaaaattaatgtacttttttttatattattgtactttttaaaattttaatagtattattcaatttttccgtatttgtctcgtaaattaaattccgtatgttgctacgtctgtaaattaaattatataattgttattagtgatgtggataggctatgggagggctattgcatgtccagttgcatgtccagataatgaggcaggaggattttagtgcagATAATGTGGCAGTGGGAAGGCTATGGGAGgactattgcatgtccagaaccattggagatgctcttataaaaCATACTCGTATGTTCAAGGATCCCGACCCTAAtatttagtagtactactataatataaaagaacatttgaaaatgaaaattaagTTAAAGTTCTTTAACGAGATTTTGCAGCTAACCTGCATGATTGTTTTTAACAGTAACCGTCTctaaaaaatagtttcattttgctattttggaatattaacaaaataagtcatatttaaaaaatgcaaaattttTCTACTATAtctagagatgcccaaggttttcggttcGGGCGGTTAACCACGGAACCGTGAGATTTaaatcgaaccgaaaccgtcacTTTTGGAACCGTGGTTCGTTTCAGGTTCCAAAATTTCagaaccgaaaccgtgccggaaccgtGGGTTCCGGGCGGTTCAAGACCGGAACCGCGAAAAACCACCAAAAAACAGTGAAACCGTGCTGAAACCGCCAAAAAccgtcggaaaccggcggttcggaaccatGAAAAATCGtaaaaaaccgccggaaaaccggcggttccgaaccttaaccgtaaccgcgaaacaccctcacggttcggttccggttcaacaATTTCCAAAACCGTAACTGCCTGTtccgaaccgtaaccgccggttccgaaacCGTGGGCAGCTCTAATTATATCCacttctctcattctctctcttactttttcactTTTCCTCTCCtactttgtctatttttttttctatctctcttactttcctaatttttcaataaaactcatgtcatccacaaatgaaattattttttatggacgaggGAAGTAGTATATGATATTTATTCATTAATTCTTGATTGAGTTAAACGTTCTCAATTGAGACAAGAAAAGGATGTCAAAGCCAAAGACATACTAGCATCAATCAATACAAGGTCACAAAAATTATGTTCAGTGTGGCCAGCTCTATGTCTTCATCGTATAAAAAATTGTCAAATTGAGAGTATCCTAGATATTGCTCTAATTAGATGGTAGTATACTGATTGGACATGCCACAAAATTGGGTCAATGTATCTGTGGTTGCAATTGAGAATTCATAAATAAGTATACTAGTATAGTTACTTCTTTTTTTTAgtcataaataataaatttggaAATATACACATTTTGTGTTTTGACAAATATATTGAAAGATAAAATTAcaagaaaaaagaataatacTATTGCCTAATAGTTTCCTTTCATATAATAAAGTTAAGTAGTGCTCCTACTAGtttcttttcaatttttgaATTGAGTTTAGAGACCGACATAAAGAGATATTGAGATGGCTTTTTATCTGGGCATCTTCTTTTGACCTATGGATGCATTATGCATACTAGAGTGAAATCAAACGGTCTAGAtctctttattttaattaaatctaGTGTTATTTATGATAGTATTAATACATTATACTCTCTTCTTCTGCGAATAGGTGTC contains:
- the LOC121787922 gene encoding probable glutathione S-transferase, which gives rise to MALKLKGVEYESIAEDLKNNTIQYNPIHKKVPVLIHNGKGIAESLIKFGRKVHQFFPRILIKEPWLVFGLTSLMKSYFTNYFFSFSLVYAYAYVYVWSTGEEQEKAKEESIEALKFLEDEIKGKNFFGGDNIGIVDIAANFIGYWLPTRSELTGVQIMTKENYP